The sequence TGAGATAGCTACTGGAAAAGAAAGATTAAATGGATTAGAAATTGAAATAGATGAAGAAACAGGAGAATGTACTAGTATAGAGAGAATAAACATGTCTTTATCCCAAATAGAAATATTTTAAGGAGTTAAAATGAAAGTTGAAGAAATAAAAGTTATTTTTGAAAGTGAAGATATAGAGAAATCTAAAAAAGAAATAGGAGATATATTTTATGATTTTGGAGCAACTGGTCTTAAAATAGAAGAACCTATGACTCATAGAAATGCACTAGATTTTTATAAAAATGAAAAGGATTTTCTTATGGTGGATCATGCAATTTCGGCATATTTTCCTTTAAATTTTTATGCTGAAAAAAGAAGAAAAGCAATAGTTAATGCTTTTGAAGAAAAATTTTCAGAGAGAGAAGATATTGTTTATACAATAGATTTTTATGATTATGATGAAGAGGATTATCAAAACAGTTGGAAAAAATATTTCTATACTCAAAAAATAAGTAATAGGTTTGTTGTAAAACCTACATGGAGAGATTATGAACCTTTAGAAAATGAATTGATAATAGAAATAGATCCTGGGAGAGCTTTTGGAACAGGGACACACCCTACAACTTCTTTATGCATAAAGTTGATGGAAGAAAATATAAGTAAAGAGGATAGAGTAATAGATGTAGGAACAGGATCAGGAATTTTAATGGTTGCTGCTGAAAAATTAGGAGCAAAGGAAATAATAGGAACAGATATTGATCCTATGGCAGTAGAAGTAGCTAAGGAAAATCTTGAGTTAAATAAGGTTTCTTTAGAAAAAGCTAAAGCTTATGCAGGGGATTTAATCTCAGTTGTAAAAGAAGATAAATTTGATGTAGTTGTAGCAAATATATTAGCAGATGTATTATTAATATTACTTAAAGATATATCTAAGGTTGTTAAAAAAGATGGATTGATAATCTTCTCAGGAATAATAGAAGATAAATTAGAAGAAATGAAAAAAGCTATAGAAGAAGAAGGGTTAGAAATATTAGAAATAAAAGCAGATAAAGAATGGAGAGCAATTTTAATGAGAGCATAAAAGGGAGGAAATGATATGGGAAATTTTGTAATGGCTATAGATGGTCCTGCTGGAAGTGGTAAAAGTACAATTGCTAAACTTTTATCAAAAGAGTTTAATTTAACTTATTTAGATACAGGAGCTATGTATAGAATGGTAGCTTTATACTTTTTAAACAATAATATAAATTTTGATGATATAGTTAAAATTAAAGAGATATTGCCGTTAATAAAAATAGATATAGTGGATGGAAAATTTATATTAAATGGAAAAGATGTTTCTTTGGATATAAGGACACCGAGAGTTACAGAAAAAGTATCGTTTGCTGCTAAAATAAAAGAAGTTAGAGAGAAATTAGTAGATCTTCAAAGAGAAATTAGTTTTGGTAAAAATGTAGTTTTAGATGGAAGAGATATAGGAACAGTTGTATTTCCTAATGCAGATTTAAAAATATTTTTAATAGCTTCTCCAGAAGAAAGAGCTAGAAGAAGAGTTAAGGATTATGCAGAAAAAGGAATACAGGAAGATTATGATAAAGTTTTAAAAAGTATAAAAGAAAGAGATTATATAGATTCTCATAGAGCTGAAAGTCCTTTGAAAAAAGCAGAAGATGCTATTGAATTAGATTCTAGTTCTATGGAAATAGATGAGACAGTTGAATTTTTAGGAAAATATATAAAAGAAAAAAAAGGTGAATAATAATGATATATAATTTTTTAAGGTTAATTTTATATATACCTTTGATTATAATAAGTTTATTTAGTAGAAAAAAAAGAAATTTTATAAAAAAAAGAATCTTTCAAGGATTTAGAAATTTAAAAAATGGAAAAGACTATATTTGGATTCATTGTTCTTCAGTAGGGGAAATAAATTTATCAGATTCTTTAATAAGAAAAATGTTATTAGAAAGAAAAGAAGAAATTTTAATAACAATGTTTACAGATACTGGCTATGCTACAGCTAAAAAAAAGTATAAAGCTGAAAGTAGAATAAATATTTGTTATTTTCCAATAGATGATTATTTTTTAATAAGAAAAATTTTATCTAAAATAAATGTAAAGTTATTAGTTATTGTAGAAACAGAAATTTGGCCAAATTTAATAAAATTAAATTCAAAAAAAGGAAAAGTAATTTTAGTAAACGGTAGAATATCAGATAGAAGTTATAAGAAATATTTAAAGCTAAGATTTATAACTAAAGCTTTATTAACAGGAAGAATAGATAAATTCTATATGCAAACAGAAATAGATGCAGATAGAATAAAAAAAATAGGAGCTACTCCTTCTAAAGTTTCTGTAGTAGGAAATTTAAAATTTGATATTGAATTAGAAGATTATTCAAAAAAAGAAAAAGAGGAATTAAAAAATAAGATAAAGGCAGGAAATAGAAAAATATTTGTTGCAGGAAGCACTAGAACTGGAGAAGATGAGGTATTACTTGAAGTTTTTAAACATTTAGAAAACTATCTTTTAGTTTTAGTTCCAAGACATTTAGAGAGAATTCCAAAATTAGAAAAATTAATAGAAGAAAATAAATTTTCGTTTGAAAAATTAAGTGAAATTAAAGAAAAAAAGGATATATTAATAGTTGATAAAATGGGAATATTAAGAAAATTCTATTCTATTAGTGATGTAGCTTTTGTAGGGGGAACTCTTGTAAATATAGGAGGGCATAGTTTACTTGAACCTTTATATTATAGAAAAACTCCTATTTTTGGAAAATATCTTCAAAATGTAAAGGATATATCAAAGGAAATTTTGAAAAGAAATATAGGATTTAAAGTTGAGACATCTGAAGATATATTAAAAATAATAAAAAAAATAGAAAATCATGAAATTAAGAATGAAGAGATAGAAGATTTCTTCAATAAAAATAAAAATGTGGCAGATAAAATATTAAAAGAAATAAAAGAATTAATAAATTAAAGTTGGAGGAATAATGGGAGAACAAACAAAAAAAGAATACTGGAATCATTTTTTTAAGAGACCTAAAAAAAATTATAACCCTTATATGGAAAGATTAAAAGAATATCCAGAATATATAATGTATGATAGAGAAATAATGGATTCATACAAAGGAAAATGGAAAGAATATTTTGGGAATGAAAATCCAATATATATAGAAATAGGATCAGGAAGTGGAAATTTTGCAATAGGTATGTGTGAGAAATATCCAGAAAGAAATCATATGGCAATAGAACTTAGATTTAAAAGACTTCATTCTTCTGGAAGAAAAGCAAAAAGAAGCAACCTTGAAAATGTTCTATTTATAAGAAGATATGGAGAAGAAATTCCTGAATTTGTAGGAGAAAATGAAATAACAGGAATGTACATAAATTTCCCAGATCCTTGGGAAGGAAATGAAAAAAATAGAATTATTCAACTTCCTTTATTTGAAACTTTAGATAAAGTATTAAAAGTAGGAGGAAAATTATTTTTTAAAACAGATCATGATGTTTATTATGAAGATGTTCTTGAATTATCAAAAGAATTAAAAAATTATAAAGTTGTGTACAATACTCCAGATTTACATAATAGTGAAAAATCTGAAGATAATATTTTAACAGAATTTGAACAATTATTTTTAAATAAATTTCAAAAAAATATTAATTATATAGAAATAGAAAAAATTAAATAAAAAAAGGATGCATAGCATCCTTTTTTTTTGTTTACAAACGATTTGCAACTACATCCCAATCAATGATTTTAATGAAGTTATCAATATAACTACCTCTTAGGTTTTGATAGTCAAGATAATAAGCGTGTTCCCAAACATCAATAGTAAGAAGAGGTTTAAGATCATTTTTTAAAGGTGTTTCTTGATTAGAAGTGCTTACAATTTTAAGAGAATTGTCTTTATCTAATACTAGCCAAGCCCATCCTGATCCAAAATGTGTAAGGGCGGTCTTTTTAAACTCTTCTAAAAATTTATCAACAGAACCAAAATTTTCTTCTAATTTTAATTTTAATTTTTCAGGTATTTCTTTAGTTTCAGCCTTAGTTAAAGCTTCAAAATAAAATACATGATTAAAAACTCCACCACCATTATTAGTTATTGCTGTTCTAATATCTTCAGGAACTTTTTTCAAGTTGCTTAAAATATAATTAAGGGAATGTCCTTGCAATTCAGGAGCATTTTCTAAAGCTTTATTTAAATTATTAGTATAACCAAGCAAATGCTTGTCATGATGAAATTCTAAAGTTCTTTTAGAAATGCAAGGTTCTAGCTCGGAATAATCAAAGTTTAGTGGTTGTAATTTAAAAGGATAATGTGTGTTCATAAATACCTCCTTGGTTAGTAAAAAATATTGTACATACTATAATTATATTATATAAATAATAAAAATCAAATTTTAAATAAATTTATTTTTTTAAGCAAAGTTCTCTAAATTCTTTAACTGACATTTTATTTTTTGTTATATTTTTAGTTGAAATATTAGAAGAAGAACTAATGCCATATTGCATATTGTTTAAAGAATTAATATGAGTTATAGCAATAGCAATAGCATCAGCAGCATCATCTGGGGTAGGTATTTCTTTCATTTTTAAAATACTTTTGACCATTAATTGCACTTGCTTTTTCTCAGCTCTACCATATCCAGTAATTCCAATCTTTACTTGAAGTGGAGTATAACTTTTAATTTTTAAACTATTTTTTTGACCAGCTAAAAGAATAACTCCCCTAGCTTCTCCAACTGAAATAACTGTTTTATTATTTTTGAAATAAAATAATTCTTCAACAGCCATATGTTCAGGTGAATATTTATCTATAATTTCTTCCAATTGATCAAATATTTGTAAAAGCCTTTCTTCCATAGGAAGACCTTTTTCAGTGAAGATACATCCATAATCAATTAATTTTATTTTTTTATTTTCATAGTCTACTATTGAAAAACCTACAATAGCAGTACCAGGATCTATTCCTAGAATTCTCATTTTTATTTCCTTTCAAAAAGATTTATTAAATTTTTAGCATTGGTATTTTTTAAAAAAACATAATTAAAATTTTTCATAATATGTATACCTTTTATTTCAAAACTAGAAAGATTAGGATCACTTTTTGAAATAATATCATATACAAAAGAAATAGCATTATTTTCTATAACTAAAGATTTAATTAATTCAAAACTACTAATGGAAGTAACTTTTTTAAAATTTTTAAGAGAATAGTTTTGTTCTGCTAGTTCTTTTTCGAAGATAGCTCTAGTTCCTGAACCCATTTCTCTAACAATTATAGATTCATTAAAAATATCTTGAATTTTTATAGATTTATTAGCAAATGGATGATCTTTAGAACATATTCCAACAAATTTCTCAGTGCTATATAATCTGTAATTATATTTTTCCTTATCAAAAAAACCCTCTATTAATGCAAAATCTAATTTATTATCATCTAAACTTTTTAAAAGATGCTCGGTGTTATCCACGATTAAAGAAAATTCATAATTTTCATTTTTTAAAAAATTTACAATATTATCTTTAACTACAAAATCTCCAATAGTTTTAGTAGCTCCCATTCTAATTTTTGTTTTATTTGATTTATTTAAATTATTTCTTAATTCTAAATCATTATAATAAGCAGCTGTTGCATAATTTTTTAAGATAGAAGCTTCCTTAGTCATATGAAGTTTTTTATTATTATATATAAATAATTTACAATTATATTCTCTTTCTAAAGATTGAATATGATTTGTTACAGAAGGTTGAGTCATATGAAGTTTTTCTCCAGTAATATGATAATTCATAGTTTCACATAATTTTAAAAAAGTAATTATTTTGTAATCTAACATAAGCCACCTCCTAGCTATATTTTATCATTAGAAATATTTAAACACAAGTAGAATAAATAATAAAAATCTATGTTATAATATCTTTAAAGCAGGGTATTATATAAAATGTTTTATAAAGTTAAGGAGGGCAAACATGCTAGATAAATTAATTATAAAAGGTGCAAGAGAGCACAATCTTAAAAATATAGATGTTGAAATTCCTAAAAATAAATTTGTTGTAATAACAGGAGTTAGTGGAAGTGGGAAATCATCTTTAGCCTTTGATACAATTTATTCAGAAGGGCAAAGAAGATATGTCGAAAGTTTATCTGCCTATGCAAGACAATTTATAGGACAAATGAAAAAACCAGATGTAGATTCAATAGAAGGACTTTCCCCTGCAATATCAATAGAACAAAAGACAACTAATAAAAATCCTCGTTCAACAGTTGGAACAGTTACAGAGATTTATGACTATATGAGATTATTATTTGCTCATATTGGAAAACCTCATTGTCCAATATGTGGGACAATAGTGGATAAAAAAAGTATAGAAGAAATAGTAAATGGTGTTTTAGAAAAATTTAAAGATACAGATAAAATGATAGTCCTTTCTCCAGTTGTGAAAGATAAAAAAGGAACTCATAAAAATCTTTTTATAAATTTAATAAAAAAAGGTTTTGTTAGAGTTAGAGTAAATAATGAAATTTTATATTTAGAAGATGAAATAAATTTAGACAAAAATTTAAGACATAATATAGAAGTTGTTGTGGATAGATTAATTGTTAAAAAAGAAGATAAAGATTTTAAAACTAGATTGACTCAATCTATTGAGACAGGAATGGAATTATCTCAAGGAAAAATAATTCTAAATATTAATAATAAAAACTATAATTATAGTGAAAATTATGCTTGTCCAAATCATGAAGATGTAAGTATACCAGAGCTTAATCCTAGATTGTTTTCTTTTAATGCTCCATTTGGAGCTTGTCCAGAGTGTAAAGGAATAGGGAAAAAGCTAGAGATAGATGAAAATAGGTTGATTTTAAATAAAAAACTTTCAATTAAAGACGGGGGTATTTATATTCCTGGGGCAGCTTCTAGAAAAGGTTGGACTTGGGAGATGTTTTTATCTTTTTGTAAAACTTTTGATATAGATTCAAATATCCCAGTTGAAGAAATATCTGAGGAAAAAATGAATCTTATATTTTATGGGACTAGTAAGAAATATAGGTTTGATTATGAAGGAAAAGATTTTTCTTTTCACGGAGTAAAAGAATTTAAAGGAATTATTAAAAATTTAGAGAAAAGATATTATGAATCATTTTCTCAGTCTCAAAAAGAAGAGATTGAAAATAAATATATGATAGAAAAAGAGTGTAAATTATGTAAAGGGAAAAGACTTAAAGAGGAAGTTCTAGCAGTTACAATAAATGATAGAAATATTATAGAAATATGTTTAATGAGTATAACAGAAGCCTATGAATTTTTTGAAAATTTAAAACTAACTAAAAAAGAAGAACTTATAGTAAAAGAAATATTAAAGGAAATAAAAGAAAGATTAAGCTTTATGATTAATGTTGGTCTAGAATATTTATCTCTTCTTAGGGGGACAAGAACTTTATCTGGAGGAGAAAGTCAAAGAATAAGGCTTGCAACTCAGATAGGTTCAGGATTAACAGGAGTATTATATGTTTTAGATGAGCCAAGTATAGGACTTCATCAAAGGGATAATGATAGATTGTTAGAAACTTTAGGAAAACTTAAAAAATTAGGAAATACTTTAATTGTTGTTGAACATGATGAAGATACAATGAATCAAGCTGATTATATACTAGATTTAGGGAAGGGAGCAGGAGAATATGGTGGAGATTTAGTAGCTTTTGGTACTCCTGAAGATATAAAGAATAGTAAAAATTCTTTAACAGGAGAATATTTAAGAAAAGAAAAACAAATAGATATTCCTAGTAAGAGAAGAAGTTTTGATAAATTTGTTGAAATTATAGGAGCAAAGGGGAATAATTTAAAGAATATTAATGTGAAAGTACCTCTTGGAGTTATGACATTAGTTACAGGAGTTAGTGGAAGCGGGAAATCAACATTAATAAATCAGACATTATATCCGGTATTATTTAATGAGTTAAATAAGGGGAAGCTTTATCCATTACCATATAAAGAAATAAAAGGATTAGAAAATTTGGATAAAGTTATAGATATTGATCAAACTCCAATAGGAAGAACTCCTAGATCTAATCCAGCTACTTATACTAAAATTTTTGATGAAATAAGAAATTTATTTTCAATGACAAAAGAAGCTAAAATGAAAGGATTTAAAAAGGGAAGATTTTCATTTAATGTTAAAGGTGGAAGATGTGAAGCTTGTCAAGGAGCTGGAATAGTGAAGATAGAAATGAATTTTTTACCAGATGTTTATGTGCAGTGTGATGTATGTAATGGTAAAAGATATAATAGAGAAACTTTAGATGTTCACTATAAGGGAAAAACAATTTCAGAAGTTTTAGATATGAGTGTTTATGAAGCTTATGAATTTTTTAAAGCTATTCCTGTATTAGAAAAAAAATTAAAGGTTTTAACTGATGTTGGATTAGGATATATAAAATTAGGACAACCAGCAACTACTTTGTCTGGAGGAGAGGCTCAAAGAATAAAATTAGCAACAGAGTTGTCTAAAAATTCTAGAGGGAAAACTATATATATATTAGATGAACCAACTACAGGACTTCATTTTGATGATGTTAAAAAATTAATAGAAGTATTAAATAGATTAGTTGAAAAAGGAAATTCAGTTGTAATTATAGAACATAATTTAGATGTTATTAAAGTAGCAGATTATATAATAGATATAGGTCCTGAAGGTGGTAAAAATGGGGGGCAAGTTGTGAAAGTTGGTACTCCAGAAGAAGTTTCAAGATCAAGAAAAAGTTATACAGGAAAATATTTAAAGAATATTTTAAAAAATAAAAAATAGAGGTGGACTATGAAAGTATTAGGGGTTGTAGGAAGTTTTAGAAAAAACGGAAACACAGATATACTTGTAAATAAGGTTTTAGAAGGAGTTAAATCTTGTGGCATAGGGACAGAATGTATTTATTTATCTGATTTTAATTTTAAAGATTGTATAGGCTGTGAAGGATGTGCTAAGACGAATAAATGTGTTATAAAAGATGAAATGCAAGATATATACAGGCTACTTGAAGAATCAGATGGAATAGTTTTAGGTTCTCCAACATATTTTTATAATGTAACTGGAGATATTAAGAAATTTTTAGATAGACTTTACTGCTATAATGTATTTGATCATTCTGATAGATCAGTTTGGGTCAGTGTAAATGAAGCCTTAAAAATGAAATACGGGGTAACAGTAGCAATATGTGAACAGAATAATGAAAATGATATGGGCTACACTTCCATTACTATGGATAGGACTTTACAAGCTGTAGGATATAGAGTTGTGGATAGTTTGAAAGTTTTACATATGTTTTTAAAAGGAGAAGTAAAAGACTATGAAAATGAGATGAAGAGGGGATACGCTTCAGGAGTTAAATTAGGTAAGACTTTAATCCTTTCTGAAAAGGTAAGAAAGAACTCCAATATATGAAAATAAGCCTATTTTATGCAGATATTTTTTTGATAAAAATGATTT comes from Fusobacterium sp. JB019 and encodes:
- a CDS encoding superoxide dismutase, with the protein product MNTHYPFKLQPLNFDYSELEPCISKRTLEFHHDKHLLGYTNNLNKALENAPELQGHSLNYILSNLKKVPEDIRTAITNNGGGVFNHVFYFEALTKAETKEIPEKLKLKLEENFGSVDKFLEEFKKTALTHFGSGWAWLVLDKDNSLKIVSTSNQETPLKNDLKPLLTIDVWEHAYYLDYQNLRGSYIDNFIKIIDWDVVANRL
- the cmk gene encoding (d)CMP kinase — encoded protein: MGNFVMAIDGPAGSGKSTIAKLLSKEFNLTYLDTGAMYRMVALYFLNNNINFDDIVKIKEILPLIKIDIVDGKFILNGKDVSLDIRTPRVTEKVSFAAKIKEVREKLVDLQREISFGKNVVLDGRDIGTVVFPNADLKIFLIASPEERARRRVKDYAEKGIQEDYDKVLKSIKERDYIDSHRAESPLKKAEDAIELDSSSMEIDETVEFLGKYIKEKKGE
- a CDS encoding flavodoxin family protein yields the protein MKVLGVVGSFRKNGNTDILVNKVLEGVKSCGIGTECIYLSDFNFKDCIGCEGCAKTNKCVIKDEMQDIYRLLEESDGIVLGSPTYFYNVTGDIKKFLDRLYCYNVFDHSDRSVWVSVNEALKMKYGVTVAICEQNNENDMGYTSITMDRTLQAVGYRVVDSLKVLHMFLKGEVKDYENEMKRGYASGVKLGKTLILSEKVRKNSNI
- a CDS encoding glycosyltransferase N-terminal domain-containing protein, whose amino-acid sequence is MIYNFLRLILYIPLIIISLFSRKKRNFIKKRIFQGFRNLKNGKDYIWIHCSSVGEINLSDSLIRKMLLERKEEILITMFTDTGYATAKKKYKAESRINICYFPIDDYFLIRKILSKINVKLLVIVETEIWPNLIKLNSKKGKVILVNGRISDRSYKKYLKLRFITKALLTGRIDKFYMQTEIDADRIKKIGATPSKVSVVGNLKFDIELEDYSKKEKEELKNKIKAGNRKIFVAGSTRTGEDEVLLEVFKHLENYLLVLVPRHLERIPKLEKLIEENKFSFEKLSEIKEKKDILIVDKMGILRKFYSISDVAFVGGTLVNIGGHSLLEPLYYRKTPIFGKYLQNVKDISKEILKRNIGFKVETSEDILKIIKKIENHEIKNEEIEDFFNKNKNVADKILKEIKELIN
- the prmA gene encoding 50S ribosomal protein L11 methyltransferase is translated as MKVEEIKVIFESEDIEKSKKEIGDIFYDFGATGLKIEEPMTHRNALDFYKNEKDFLMVDHAISAYFPLNFYAEKRRKAIVNAFEEKFSEREDIVYTIDFYDYDEEDYQNSWKKYFYTQKISNRFVVKPTWRDYEPLENELIIEIDPGRAFGTGTHPTTSLCIKLMEENISKEDRVIDVGTGSGILMVAAEKLGAKEIIGTDIDPMAVEVAKENLELNKVSLEKAKAYAGDLISVVKEDKFDVVVANILADVLLILLKDISKVVKKDGLIIFSGIIEDKLEEMKKAIEEEGLEILEIKADKEWRAILMRA
- the ruvC gene encoding crossover junction endodeoxyribonuclease RuvC; amino-acid sequence: MRILGIDPGTAIVGFSIVDYENKKIKLIDYGCIFTEKGLPMEERLLQIFDQLEEIIDKYSPEHMAVEELFYFKNNKTVISVGEARGVILLAGQKNSLKIKSYTPLQVKIGITGYGRAEKKQVQLMVKSILKMKEIPTPDDAADAIAIAITHINSLNNMQYGISSSSNISTKNITKNKMSVKEFRELCLKK
- a CDS encoding LysR family transcriptional regulator; protein product: MLDYKIITFLKLCETMNYHITGEKLHMTQPSVTNHIQSLEREYNCKLFIYNNKKLHMTKEASILKNYATAAYYNDLELRNNLNKSNKTKIRMGATKTIGDFVVKDNIVNFLKNENYEFSLIVDNTEHLLKSLDDNKLDFALIEGFFDKEKYNYRLYSTEKFVGICSKDHPFANKSIKIQDIFNESIIVREMGSGTRAIFEKELAEQNYSLKNFKKVTSISSFELIKSLVIENNAISFVYDIISKSDPNLSSFEIKGIHIMKNFNYVFLKNTNAKNLINLFERK
- the trmB gene encoding tRNA (guanosine(46)-N7)-methyltransferase TrmB, whose translation is MGEQTKKEYWNHFFKRPKKNYNPYMERLKEYPEYIMYDREIMDSYKGKWKEYFGNENPIYIEIGSGSGNFAIGMCEKYPERNHMAIELRFKRLHSSGRKAKRSNLENVLFIRRYGEEIPEFVGENEITGMYINFPDPWEGNEKNRIIQLPLFETLDKVLKVGGKLFFKTDHDVYYEDVLELSKELKNYKVVYNTPDLHNSEKSEDNILTEFEQLFLNKFQKNINYIEIEKIK
- the uvrA gene encoding excinuclease ABC subunit UvrA, translated to MLDKLIIKGAREHNLKNIDVEIPKNKFVVITGVSGSGKSSLAFDTIYSEGQRRYVESLSAYARQFIGQMKKPDVDSIEGLSPAISIEQKTTNKNPRSTVGTVTEIYDYMRLLFAHIGKPHCPICGTIVDKKSIEEIVNGVLEKFKDTDKMIVLSPVVKDKKGTHKNLFINLIKKGFVRVRVNNEILYLEDEINLDKNLRHNIEVVVDRLIVKKEDKDFKTRLTQSIETGMELSQGKIILNINNKNYNYSENYACPNHEDVSIPELNPRLFSFNAPFGACPECKGIGKKLEIDENRLILNKKLSIKDGGIYIPGAASRKGWTWEMFLSFCKTFDIDSNIPVEEISEEKMNLIFYGTSKKYRFDYEGKDFSFHGVKEFKGIIKNLEKRYYESFSQSQKEEIENKYMIEKECKLCKGKRLKEEVLAVTINDRNIIEICLMSITEAYEFFENLKLTKKEELIVKEILKEIKERLSFMINVGLEYLSLLRGTRTLSGGESQRIRLATQIGSGLTGVLYVLDEPSIGLHQRDNDRLLETLGKLKKLGNTLIVVEHDEDTMNQADYILDLGKGAGEYGGDLVAFGTPEDIKNSKNSLTGEYLRKEKQIDIPSKRRSFDKFVEIIGAKGNNLKNINVKVPLGVMTLVTGVSGSGKSTLINQTLYPVLFNELNKGKLYPLPYKEIKGLENLDKVIDIDQTPIGRTPRSNPATYTKIFDEIRNLFSMTKEAKMKGFKKGRFSFNVKGGRCEACQGAGIVKIEMNFLPDVYVQCDVCNGKRYNRETLDVHYKGKTISEVLDMSVYEAYEFFKAIPVLEKKLKVLTDVGLGYIKLGQPATTLSGGEAQRIKLATELSKNSRGKTIYILDEPTTGLHFDDVKKLIEVLNRLVEKGNSVVIIEHNLDVIKVADYIIDIGPEGGKNGGQVVKVGTPEEVSRSRKSYTGKYLKNILKNKK